One window of the Pseudomonas lurida genome contains the following:
- a CDS encoding ribose-phosphate pyrophosphokinase, which produces MSKMMVFTGNANPDLARRVVRQLHIPLGDISVGKFSDGEITAEINENVRGKDVFIIQPTCAPTNDNLMELVVMADAFRRSSATRITAVIPYFGYARQDRRPRSARVAISAKVVADMLTVVGIDRVLTVDLHADQIQGFFDIPVDNIYGSPVLVDDIEDQRFENLMIVSPDIGGVVRARAVAKSLGVDLGIIDKRREKANHSEVMHIIGDVEGRTCILVDDMVDTAGTLCHAAKALKEHGAAKVFAYCTHPVLSGRAIENIENSMLDELVVTNTIPLSAAAQACSRIRQLDIAPVVAEAVRRISNEESISAMFR; this is translated from the coding sequence GTGTCCAAGATGATGGTCTTTACGGGGAACGCTAACCCCGATCTGGCTCGACGTGTCGTACGTCAGCTGCATATCCCTCTCGGTGACATCTCTGTCGGTAAGTTCTCCGACGGCGAAATTACAGCCGAGATCAATGAAAACGTCCGCGGTAAAGACGTCTTCATTATTCAGCCGACTTGCGCTCCGACCAACGATAACCTGATGGAACTCGTCGTGATGGCTGATGCCTTCCGCCGCTCCTCAGCGACTCGAATCACAGCTGTAATCCCTTACTTTGGTTATGCCCGTCAGGATCGCCGTCCGCGTTCTGCACGTGTGGCTATCAGCGCGAAAGTCGTTGCTGACATGCTGACCGTGGTAGGTATCGATCGTGTTCTCACGGTTGACCTGCACGCTGATCAAATCCAGGGGTTCTTCGATATTCCAGTAGATAACATCTACGGCTCCCCTGTACTGGTGGATGACATCGAAGATCAGCGCTTTGAAAACCTGATGATCGTGTCCCCGGACATTGGCGGCGTCGTGCGTGCACGTGCTGTTGCCAAATCCCTGGGCGTGGACCTCGGGATCATCGACAAACGCCGTGAGAAAGCCAATCACTCTGAAGTGATGCATATCATCGGTGATGTCGAAGGGCGTACCTGTATTCTGGTTGATGACATGGTCGACACCGCCGGCACCCTGTGCCATGCGGCGAAAGCCTTGAAAGAGCACGGTGCCGCTAAAGTCTTCGCCTACTGCACACACCCTGTGCTGTCTGGCCGAGCGATCGAGAACATCGAGAATTCCATGCTGGACGAACTGGTGGTGACCAACACCATCCCGTTGTCCGCTGCTGCTCAAGCCTGTTCGCGTATCCGTCAACTGGATATCGCACCGGTTGTTGCCGAGGCGGTTCGCCGTATCAGCAATGAAGAATCGATCAGCGCGATGTTCCGTTAA
- a CDS encoding zinc-binding metallopeptidase family protein, with the protein MEDQLIDWLGSDAEQMLVLENNDEILLKRHGGAVLICVQLTSCRPDHAPLHCWLRLGAASLNHFQGSLAQAPDSGALWLVQCLRTDPHGTSLLNSLEALLNQRDTWRSTVVRLALPAHQSKPTSLRSLSY; encoded by the coding sequence TTGGAAGATCAACTTATTGACTGGTTGGGCAGCGACGCGGAACAGATGCTTGTCCTCGAGAACAACGACGAAATCCTACTGAAACGTCACGGCGGCGCGGTGTTGATCTGCGTCCAACTGACGTCCTGTCGGCCGGATCACGCACCGTTGCACTGTTGGCTGCGGTTGGGTGCGGCCAGCCTGAATCACTTTCAAGGCTCGCTCGCCCAAGCGCCCGACAGTGGCGCGCTCTGGTTGGTCCAATGCCTGCGCACTGACCCTCACGGGACGTCGTTACTCAACAGCCTCGAAGCCCTGCTCAACCAACGCGACACGTGGCGCTCGACGGTCGTGCGCCTTGCCCTGCCGGCTCATCAATCCAAACCTACTTCGTTACGTTCGCTGTCGTATTAA
- the sctL gene encoding type III secretion system stator protein SctL, which produces MLCRRKITLPPDAHSLSHGLIPREVLADCTQAEHLLTRAKAQADALLNRAQLSREALLEQAGQAFWQRANAQMHRWENERKAMCDNLERYITGVANQAIRHLLDETPQPQRLAALLKQLLASQVPEVNAVLLCHPREIEALKHCLSRHDAARWRLQPDDTLSTQTLVLKTDEGDFHINWASMLAPFSKEGDQAGLAQSTWN; this is translated from the coding sequence ATGCTCTGCCGACGCAAAATCACGCTGCCGCCGGACGCCCATAGCCTGTCGCACGGGCTGATCCCCAGAGAGGTGCTCGCTGACTGCACCCAAGCCGAACACCTGTTGACCCGCGCCAAGGCTCAGGCTGACGCGTTGCTCAACCGCGCACAACTCAGCCGCGAGGCGCTTTTGGAGCAGGCGGGCCAGGCGTTCTGGCAACGTGCCAACGCACAGATGCATCGATGGGAAAACGAGCGAAAAGCAATGTGCGACAACCTGGAGCGGTACATCACAGGGGTCGCCAACCAGGCGATCAGGCACCTGCTTGACGAGACGCCGCAGCCACAACGCCTGGCAGCGCTGCTCAAGCAATTGCTGGCAAGCCAGGTCCCGGAGGTGAATGCGGTCCTGTTGTGTCATCCACGGGAAATCGAGGCACTCAAACATTGCCTCAGCCGCCATGACGCCGCGCGTTGGAGACTTCAGCCAGACGACACCCTCAGCACTCAAACCCTCGTTCTGAAAACCGACGAAGGCGACTTTCACATCAATTGGGCCTCCATGCTTGCCCCGTTTTCCAAAGAAGGTGATCAGGCTGGCCTGGCGCAATCAACTTGGAACTGA
- a CDS encoding type III secretion protein — translation MSEHLGWAQWWARPWRSAHDDWRTLGAPVINALCLIDASVNCTVEGITPGLPPAPHPTLLKLALASASELDFVLDLIDSICRPHTTTALQEDHHLWCKRIAKALPPQTLLPADDPLQLLRAWVEPPVWQRLRLRFCLARVLELERSHRPYAGDASRLDTLWQAVVWRMTTRASTRLVPAPHAMDN, via the coding sequence GTGAGTGAACACCTGGGCTGGGCGCAATGGTGGGCGCGTCCCTGGAGGTCGGCGCACGATGACTGGCGTACCCTCGGCGCCCCGGTAATCAACGCGCTGTGCCTTATCGATGCCTCCGTGAACTGTACCGTCGAAGGGATTACCCCCGGCCTGCCCCCTGCTCCTCACCCCACGCTGCTCAAGCTGGCCTTGGCGTCGGCTTCGGAGCTCGACTTCGTGCTCGACCTGATTGACAGCATTTGTAGGCCGCACACCACCACCGCTTTGCAGGAGGATCATCACCTGTGGTGCAAGCGAATTGCCAAGGCCCTGCCCCCGCAAACACTGTTACCTGCAGACGATCCTTTGCAGCTGCTGCGTGCATGGGTTGAGCCTCCCGTCTGGCAACGCCTCCGATTGCGCTTTTGCCTTGCGCGTGTGCTCGAACTGGAAAGAAGCCACCGCCCATACGCCGGCGATGCGAGTCGCCTGGATACCCTGTGGCAAGCCGTGGTGTGGCGCATGACAACACGCGCCAGCACTCGCTTGGTGCCTGCGCCCCACGCAATGGACAACTGA
- the hrpT gene encoding HrpT family type III secretion system protein — MTHSLLYVPLIFAVLHLAGCTPTCKGDSCSRPQSTQDKMVIWWPPQMRVEPGPAGERPDYQTVSLER; from the coding sequence ATGACACACAGCTTGTTGTACGTCCCCCTGATCTTCGCAGTCCTGCACCTCGCCGGTTGTACACCCACCTGCAAAGGTGATTCATGCTCACGCCCACAGTCGACCCAGGACAAGATGGTGATCTGGTGGCCGCCGCAGATGCGCGTCGAACCTGGGCCCGCCGGCGAGCGGCCGGATTACCAGACAGTGTCGCTGGAACGGTGA
- the sctU gene encoding type III secretion system export apparatus subunit SctU gives MSDSGEKKHPASAKKLRDQRKKGQVAQSQDVAKLLVLTAISEIALFTAETSLQRFQQLMLLPMSRLTQPFARALEEVLFEGLVMFFSFALLMAGVAIATKLISSWMQFGLLFAPQTLQLDFNRLNPVSQIKQMFSAQQLMNLLMSVVKAALIGLILYVVIRPSLGTLINLATSDLQSYLLALIALFRHLLHVCLGMLLVLALIDLVLVKHFFAKRMRMTQVEVVKEYKDMEGDPHVKGQRRSLAYQLAQEEPKVKLPKLEEADMLVVNPTHFAVALYYRPGKTPLPLLVDKGTDAEARKLIQRAKAAEVPVIQCVWLARTLYTKKRGASIPRETLQAVALIYRTLRELDADAKRETLELPELEQR, from the coding sequence ATGAGTGATTCCGGCGAAAAGAAGCACCCGGCTTCAGCCAAGAAACTGCGTGACCAACGCAAGAAAGGCCAGGTTGCCCAAAGCCAGGATGTTGCAAAGCTGCTGGTGCTGACGGCGATCAGTGAGATTGCCTTGTTCACCGCCGAGACCAGCCTGCAACGCTTCCAGCAATTGATGCTGCTGCCGATGTCACGCCTGACGCAACCCTTTGCGCGAGCGCTGGAAGAAGTGCTGTTTGAGGGGCTGGTGATGTTTTTCTCATTTGCCTTGTTGATGGCCGGGGTCGCGATTGCCACCAAGCTGATCAGCAGTTGGATGCAGTTCGGGTTGCTGTTTGCACCGCAGACCCTGCAGCTGGATTTCAATCGCCTCAATCCGGTCAGCCAAATCAAGCAAATGTTCTCTGCCCAGCAGTTGATGAACCTATTGATGAGTGTCGTGAAGGCAGCACTTATCGGGTTGATCCTGTATGTCGTGATCCGTCCTTCATTGGGCACGCTGATCAACCTGGCCACCAGTGATCTGCAAAGTTACCTGCTGGCGTTGATTGCGCTGTTTCGTCACCTGCTGCATGTCTGTCTTGGCATGCTGCTGGTGCTGGCGCTCATCGACCTGGTACTGGTAAAGCACTTCTTTGCCAAGCGCATGCGCATGACCCAAGTGGAGGTCGTCAAAGAGTACAAGGACATGGAAGGTGACCCCCATGTCAAGGGACAACGGCGCTCGCTGGCGTATCAATTGGCCCAGGAAGAACCCAAGGTCAAGTTGCCCAAGTTGGAGGAGGCCGACATGCTGGTGGTCAACCCGACCCACTTTGCTGTTGCCTTGTATTACCGCCCGGGTAAAACGCCGCTGCCGTTACTGGTCGACAAGGGCACGGATGCCGAGGCCCGCAAGCTGATCCAGCGCGCCAAGGCCGCCGAGGTGCCGGTGATCCAGTGCGTATGGCTGGCCCGCACGCTCTACACGAAAAAACGGGGGGCAAGCATCCCCCGCGAAACCTTGCAGGCGGTGGCGCTGATTTACCGCACCTTGCGCGAGCTCGATGCTGATGCCAAGCGCGAAACCCTCGAACTGCCGGAGCTTGAGCAGCGTTGA
- a CDS encoding 50S ribosomal protein L25/general stress protein Ctc: MNDFTLNAQARTDLGKGASRRLRHAANIPAVVYGGNKPAESVTILAKEIAKLFENEAAYSHVIELNVDGAKQNVIVKAMQRHPSKQFIMHADFVRVVAGQKLTAIVPVHFVGEEAPVKKGGEISHVLNEIEVTCLPKDLPEFIEVDLSALEIGAIVHLSDLKAPKGVEFVALAHGDDKAVANVHAPRVAPEAEEEGAAE, translated from the coding sequence ATGAACGACTTTACTCTGAACGCCCAAGCGCGTACTGACCTGGGGAAAGGTGCGAGCCGCCGCCTGCGTCACGCCGCCAACATCCCAGCCGTTGTATACGGTGGTAACAAGCCTGCTGAATCCGTGACCATCCTGGCCAAGGAAATCGCCAAGCTGTTCGAAAACGAAGCTGCCTACAGCCACGTTATCGAGCTGAACGTCGACGGCGCCAAGCAGAACGTCATCGTTAAAGCGATGCAGCGTCACCCTTCCAAGCAGTTCATCATGCACGCTGACTTCGTTCGCGTTGTAGCTGGCCAGAAACTGACCGCTATCGTGCCTGTGCACTTTGTGGGTGAAGAAGCTCCGGTCAAGAAAGGCGGCGAGATCTCGCACGTCCTGAACGAAATCGAAGTGACCTGCCTGCCGAAAGACCTGCCTGAGTTCATCGAAGTCGACCTGTCGGCTCTGGAAATCGGCGCGATCGTTCACCTGTCCGACCTCAAAGCCCCTAAAGGCGTTGAATTTGTCGCACTGGCTCACGGTGATGACAAAGCTGTTGCCAACGTTCACGCTCCACGCGTTGCTCCAGAAGCTGAAGAAGAAGGCGCTGCAGAGTAA
- a CDS encoding EscI/YscI/HrpB family type III secretion system inner rod protein, which produces MQIKTVFSAEHDDTGSAHRSVEYSPSPSADIHHFTSALAQPTAPAATTHRAERTSLLADASDALAHSTERMGKSLRALSKKNNERAMRDYPSHLSNTLLLTHILVKGVGKTAQGLDKISNLQ; this is translated from the coding sequence ATGCAAATCAAAACCGTTTTTTCCGCAGAGCATGACGACACTGGCAGCGCACACAGATCAGTTGAATATTCACCCTCACCGTCTGCCGATATCCATCACTTCACCTCAGCCCTGGCACAGCCAACCGCCCCGGCTGCCACCACGCACCGGGCTGAACGGACCAGCCTGCTGGCAGACGCATCAGACGCGCTCGCTCACTCAACAGAGCGCATGGGCAAAAGTTTGCGCGCCCTCAGTAAAAAAAATAACGAGCGTGCGATGCGGGACTACCCCAGCCACCTTTCCAACACCTTGCTGCTGACCCACATCCTGGTCAAGGGTGTCGGTAAAACCGCCCAAGGCCTCGATAAAATCAGCAATCTGCAGTAG
- the sctJ gene encoding type III secretion system inner membrane ring lipoprotein SctJ — MKSLLPALLLLWLAFLLNGCSERVELHRQLSEQEANEVIAELADKHIRAQKVPAKDGVVVVVNAVDIGRAVRTLEAVGLPKVARTTLGDTFRKDGVISTPLEERARYIYALSQELEATLSNIDGVIVARVHVVLPERIAPGEPVQPASASVFIKHDPRLDPDNIRSRVRRMVASSIPGMSTAVDNPQKLTVVFVPSIAYQEQRQLAYFGPFLIPADDLGFWRASMTLTLVAIVMATAALLFLRNRRQRAIQVAAGYSDNSQATNP, encoded by the coding sequence ATGAAGTCCCTCCTCCCCGCTCTGCTGCTTTTATGGCTCGCCTTCTTGCTGAACGGTTGCAGTGAGCGCGTCGAACTCCACCGCCAACTATCCGAACAAGAAGCCAACGAGGTCATTGCCGAATTGGCTGACAAGCATATCCGCGCACAAAAAGTGCCTGCTAAAGACGGTGTTGTCGTGGTCGTCAATGCCGTCGACATCGGTCGTGCCGTGCGGACGCTGGAGGCGGTCGGGTTGCCCAAGGTCGCACGTACCACACTGGGCGATACGTTTCGCAAGGACGGCGTCATTTCAACACCGCTGGAGGAGCGGGCTCGGTACATCTATGCCCTGTCCCAGGAACTTGAGGCGACCTTGTCGAACATTGACGGTGTCATCGTCGCCCGGGTGCATGTGGTGCTTCCAGAGCGCATCGCGCCGGGAGAACCGGTGCAACCGGCCTCTGCTTCGGTGTTCATCAAGCATGATCCGCGGCTGGACCCCGACAATATCCGTTCTCGGGTTCGCCGAATGGTTGCCAGCAGCATCCCGGGAATGTCCACGGCGGTGGATAACCCGCAAAAGCTCACGGTGGTCTTTGTGCCTTCAATCGCCTATCAAGAGCAACGGCAGCTGGCGTATTTCGGGCCGTTCTTGATACCCGCAGATGACCTCGGCTTTTGGCGCGCCAGCATGACCCTTACGTTGGTTGCGATCGTGATGGCGACGGCCGCGTTACTCTTCCTGCGCAACCGGCGACAGCGGGCAATCCAAGTGGCAGCCGGCTACTCCGATAATTCGCAAGCGACCAACCCGTGA
- the ychF gene encoding redox-regulated ATPase YchF, producing the protein MGFNCGIVGLPNVGKSTLFNALTKSGIAAENFPFCTIEPNSGIVPMPDPRLEALAAIVNPKRILPTTMEFVDIAGLVAGASKGEGLGNKFLANIRETDAIAHVVRCFEDENVIHVSNSVDPKRDIEIIDLELIFADLDSCEKQLQKVARNAKGGDKDAVVQKGLLEQLIAHFTEGKPARSLMKNMGADEKAVIKGFHLLTTKPVMYIANVAEDGFENNPLLDVVKAIADEEGAIVVPVCNKIEAEIAELDDGEEKDMFLEALGLTEPGLNRVIRAGYEMLNLQTYFTAGVEEVRAWTVKVGATAPQAAGVIHTDFEKGFIRAEVIAYNDFIQYKGEAGAKEAGKWRLEGKEYIVKDGDVMHFRFNV; encoded by the coding sequence ATGGGATTCAATTGCGGCATCGTCGGCCTGCCCAACGTCGGCAAATCCACCCTGTTCAACGCCCTGACCAAGTCCGGTATTGCAGCGGAGAACTTCCCCTTCTGCACCATCGAGCCCAACAGCGGTATCGTGCCTATGCCCGACCCGCGCCTGGAGGCTCTGGCGGCCATCGTCAACCCCAAGCGCATCCTGCCGACCACTATGGAATTCGTCGACATCGCAGGCCTGGTAGCCGGCGCGTCGAAAGGTGAAGGCCTGGGCAACAAGTTCCTGGCCAACATCCGCGAGACCGACGCCATCGCCCACGTGGTCCGCTGCTTTGAAGACGAGAACGTGATCCATGTCTCCAACAGCGTTGACCCTAAGCGCGACATCGAGATCATCGACCTGGAACTGATCTTCGCCGACCTCGACAGCTGCGAGAAGCAACTGCAGAAAGTTGCACGTAACGCCAAGGGCGGCGACAAGGATGCCGTGGTCCAGAAAGGCCTGCTGGAGCAACTGATCGCTCACTTCACCGAAGGCAAGCCTGCGCGCAGCCTGATGAAGAACATGGGCGCTGACGAGAAGGCCGTGATCAAAGGCTTCCACCTGCTGACCACCAAGCCTGTGATGTACATCGCCAACGTTGCTGAAGACGGTTTCGAGAACAACCCGCTGCTGGACGTGGTCAAGGCCATCGCTGACGAAGAAGGCGCCATCGTTGTTCCGGTGTGCAACAAGATCGAAGCGGAAATCGCCGAACTCGATGACGGCGAGGAAAAGGACATGTTCCTCGAGGCCCTTGGCCTGACAGAACCTGGCCTGAACCGCGTAATCCGCGCCGGCTACGAGATGCTCAACCTGCAGACCTACTTCACCGCTGGTGTTGAAGAAGTCCGCGCCTGGACCGTCAAGGTCGGTGCCACCGCACCACAGGCCGCCGGTGTGATCCACACTGACTTCGAAAAAGGCTTTATCCGCGCCGAAGTGATCGCCTACAACGACTTTATCCAGTACAAGGGCGAGGCCGGTGCCAAGGAAGCGGGCAAATGGCGCCTGGAAGGCAAGGAATACATCGTTAAAGATGGCGATGTGATGCACTTCCGTTTCAACGTGTAA
- the sctC gene encoding type III secretion system outer membrane ring subunit SctC, with the protein MYNKTHRYNRMPTALPGTSSRLATWRCLFTLPWLLMPAQSVLAAIPPEWKNTAYAYEAEHKPLREVLEDFAQTFGTQLQIEGLLEGDVNGKIRANTPQSLLDRLGVEHRFQWYLYNNTLYISTLDQQESARLEVSSETISDLKQALTDIGLLDSRFGWGELPEDGVVLVSGPKRYIEQIKQFSSQRRSPDEKQSVLSYPLKFANATDRQVDYRGEKLNIPGVASILRGLLEPRAASTLTGLNPRPSSQPAPLTPNVPRLGNPLLGQMLGTQGNTGPVDAAPALTPRAPVPASRIRVEADVRNNAVLIYDLPERQAMYRELITQLDVARKLIEIDAIILDIERTQLREFGVNWGFQNSRFRGGVNMAPGTSSQLSIENRDRFYADIRALEEKGLATMVSNPSVLTLENQPAVIDFNRTQYLTPGSENATILPVTVGTSFQVVPRVTTSRGGHQIHLAVDIEDGNFDATNPDPNHLDVRRGKVSTQAVMAEKRSLVVGGFHVTESTDKQRKIPLLGDIPLLGKALFSSTERQNNRRERLFILTPRVIGDQDDPSRYLPQADQAELQAALTPLARRISPHEPVIKRSDIIGTLARMVSGEVPKAFNSAPMPLGLNSLCSTRDLLALNTERSQWYAGPHYNVAVVVLRNQFKRNVRIDEKECSNSQTLAVTVWPRAWLKPGEEAEVFIAMRPVVKDEHLSVPRPSLITPARKATP; encoded by the coding sequence ATGTACAACAAGACCCACCGTTATAACCGCATGCCTACTGCCTTGCCCGGAACATCGTCAAGGCTTGCCACCTGGCGTTGCCTGTTCACACTCCCCTGGTTGCTGATGCCCGCGCAAAGCGTCCTGGCCGCCATTCCCCCGGAATGGAAAAACACCGCCTACGCCTATGAGGCCGAACACAAACCACTGCGGGAAGTCCTCGAAGACTTCGCCCAGACCTTTGGCACGCAATTGCAAATCGAGGGCCTGCTGGAAGGGGACGTCAACGGCAAGATCCGCGCGAACACCCCGCAGTCCCTGTTGGACAGGCTAGGTGTCGAGCACCGTTTCCAGTGGTACCTGTATAACAACACGCTCTACATCAGCACGCTGGATCAGCAGGAGTCAGCACGCCTGGAGGTCTCATCAGAAACGATTTCCGACCTCAAGCAGGCGCTGACCGATATCGGCCTGCTCGATAGCCGTTTCGGATGGGGCGAGTTGCCCGAAGACGGGGTCGTACTCGTCTCCGGCCCCAAGCGCTATATCGAACAGATCAAGCAGTTCAGCAGCCAGCGCCGCTCACCGGACGAAAAACAGAGCGTGTTGAGTTACCCGTTGAAGTTTGCCAATGCGACGGACCGCCAGGTGGATTACCGCGGAGAAAAACTCAACATTCCGGGTGTCGCCAGCATTTTACGCGGGCTGCTGGAACCACGCGCTGCCTCTACGCTCACGGGGCTGAACCCACGCCCATCATCTCAACCCGCGCCTCTCACGCCCAATGTGCCGCGACTGGGCAACCCGCTACTGGGCCAAATGCTCGGTACACAGGGCAACACCGGGCCAGTGGACGCAGCCCCCGCATTGACGCCGAGAGCACCGGTACCCGCCAGCCGGATCCGCGTCGAAGCCGATGTGCGCAATAACGCCGTGCTCATCTATGACCTGCCGGAACGCCAGGCGATGTACCGCGAACTGATCACCCAGCTCGACGTTGCGCGAAAGTTGATCGAAATCGACGCGATCATACTCGACATCGAGCGTACGCAATTGCGCGAATTCGGGGTGAACTGGGGTTTCCAGAACAGCCGCTTCCGGGGCGGCGTCAACATGGCACCCGGCACATCGTCGCAGTTGTCGATTGAAAACCGCGACCGTTTCTACGCCGACATCCGCGCGCTGGAAGAGAAGGGACTGGCAACCATGGTGTCGAACCCATCGGTGCTGACCCTGGAAAACCAACCGGCGGTGATCGATTTCAACCGCACCCAGTACCTCACTCCAGGCAGCGAAAACGCAACCATTCTACCCGTCACCGTGGGCACCAGTTTTCAGGTCGTGCCCAGGGTCACCACCAGCCGCGGCGGTCACCAGATCCATTTGGCAGTGGACATTGAAGATGGCAATTTCGACGCGACCAACCCTGACCCCAACCACCTTGATGTACGCCGCGGCAAAGTCAGCACCCAAGCCGTGATGGCGGAAAAGCGCTCGCTGGTGGTCGGCGGGTTCCATGTCACCGAAAGCACCGACAAACAAAGAAAGATTCCCCTGCTGGGCGATATTCCCCTGCTGGGCAAGGCACTGTTTTCCTCGACGGAGCGCCAGAACAATCGACGTGAACGCCTGTTTATCCTCACACCCCGCGTTATTGGGGACCAGGACGACCCGTCTCGCTATTTGCCGCAGGCCGACCAGGCCGAGTTGCAAGCCGCCCTCACACCGCTGGCCAGGCGGATTTCACCGCACGAACCGGTGATCAAGCGCAGTGACATCATCGGCACCCTGGCACGTATGGTCAGCGGGGAAGTGCCCAAAGCGTTCAACTCGGCGCCAATGCCTCTGGGACTGAACAGCTTGTGCAGCACCCGTGACTTGCTGGCGCTCAATACCGAGCGCAGCCAGTGGTACGCAGGCCCGCATTACAACGTGGCGGTCGTGGTGTTGCGCAACCAGTTCAAGCGCAACGTACGGATCGACGAAAAAGAGTGCAGCAACTCGCAGACCCTGGCGGTCACCGTGTGGCCGCGCGCCTGGCTCAAGCCAGGCGAAGAAGCCGAGGTGTTTATCGCCATGCGTCCGGTGGTGAAAGACGAACACCTCAGCGTGCCCCGCCCCTCCTTGATCACTCCAGCCCGGAAGGCCACGCCATGA
- the pth gene encoding aminoacyl-tRNA hydrolase: MTAIKLIVGLGNPGAEYEQTRHNAGALFVERIAHAQGVNLVADRKYFGLTGRFSHQGQDVRLLIPTTYMNRSGQAVAALAGFFRIKPEEILVAHDELDLPPGVAKLKLGGGHGGHNGLRDIIAQLGNQNNFYRLRLGIGHPGVASMVSNFVLGRAPRAEQEKLDASIDFALGVLPDIFAGEWNRAMKNLHSQKA; this comes from the coding sequence GTGACTGCCATTAAACTGATCGTTGGCCTGGGAAATCCAGGCGCCGAATACGAACAGACCCGGCATAACGCGGGGGCCCTTTTTGTTGAGCGCATCGCCCACGCCCAAGGTGTGAACCTGGTGGCCGATCGCAAATATTTTGGCCTGACCGGGCGCTTCTCGCACCAGGGTCAGGATGTTCGTCTGCTGATTCCCACCACCTACATGAACCGCAGCGGCCAGGCTGTCGCGGCGCTTGCGGGCTTCTTCCGGATCAAACCCGAGGAAATCCTGGTGGCCCATGACGAACTGGACCTGCCACCCGGTGTTGCCAAGCTCAAGCTGGGCGGCGGGCATGGCGGGCACAACGGCCTGCGCGACATTATCGCGCAGTTGGGTAATCAGAATAATTTCTACCGCCTGCGGCTCGGCATTGGCCACCCAGGCGTTGCCAGTATGGTTTCAAATTTCGTCCTGGGTCGTGCGCCACGCGCCGAACAGGAAAAACTCGATGCCAGCATCGACTTTGCCCTCGGCGTGCTGCCGGATATCTTCGCCGGTGAATGGAACCGCGCGATGAAAAACCTGCACAGCCAGAAGGCCTGA
- a CDS encoding sigma 54-interacting transcriptional regulator — translation MSALDHMENETSTSLIEDADIEHVLSSTAPLNVDILLLGETGTGKDTLAQRIHRLSGRRGNLVAVNCAAIPETLAESQLFGVNSGAYTGAVQSRAGFIEAAHLGTLYLDEIDSLPLSLQAKLLRVLEARGVERLGSTRFIPVDMRVIASAQQLLHKMVERGTFRRDLYFRLNVVTIQLAPLRERRERIIPLFLSMLRQEAERFKRPPPSPPCTLLLQLLGYSWLGNVRELRSAAKRCVLGLPPLCGPAMPDEGVEIGLKGRLQQIEKTLIEESLQRHEHNVDSVAVELGVAKRTLYYRMKHLHISLD, via the coding sequence ATGTCGGCGCTTGACCACATGGAAAACGAAACAAGCACCTCACTCATTGAAGACGCTGACATTGAACATGTCTTGAGCAGCACTGCCCCCCTCAACGTTGACATCCTGTTGCTGGGAGAAACCGGCACCGGCAAAGATACCTTGGCACAACGCATTCATCGGCTATCAGGACGACGGGGCAACCTGGTCGCTGTCAATTGCGCAGCCATTCCAGAGACCCTGGCGGAGAGTCAACTGTTTGGAGTCAACAGCGGCGCATACACCGGCGCCGTGCAATCTCGGGCAGGCTTCATCGAAGCCGCGCACCTGGGCACCTTGTACCTGGATGAAATCGACAGCTTGCCGCTCTCGCTCCAGGCCAAGCTGCTGCGAGTACTGGAGGCCCGTGGCGTCGAGCGCTTGGGTTCGACCCGCTTCATCCCGGTAGATATGCGCGTTATAGCGTCTGCCCAGCAGCTGCTGCACAAAATGGTCGAGCGAGGAACGTTCAGGCGCGATCTTTATTTCCGCCTGAATGTGGTCACCATCCAGCTCGCGCCCCTGCGTGAGCGCCGTGAACGCATTATCCCTTTATTCTTGAGCATGCTCAGGCAGGAGGCCGAGCGTTTCAAACGCCCACCACCGTCACCGCCCTGCACGCTGCTGCTGCAGCTGCTTGGCTATTCCTGGCTGGGTAACGTGCGTGAATTGCGCTCGGCCGCCAAGCGCTGCGTACTGGGACTGCCACCGCTGTGTGGGCCGGCCATGCCGGATGAAGGGGTCGAGATAGGCCTCAAGGGCCGCCTTCAACAGATTGAAAAGACGCTGATTGAAGAGTCTCTGCAGCGGCACGAACACAATGTGGACAGTGTGGCCGTCGAGTTAGGCGTGGCCAAACGCACACTTTACTACCGAATGAAACACCTTCATATTTCGTTGGATTAA